GTTCTATCAGTTCTTCAAAAGATAAGTTTTTCCAATTAGCTAATGGTGAAATATTTTGCAGAATGAATGAAATTACTGGCTCAATTACATAAGAATTCTGTACTACTTCAACAATATCACTAAATTGAGGTAAAAATGAATTGTAATTTTGATTCTTTAAATTTATGATTATACTCATATTCTTTATGAGACTCTGTTCTGAATCAACATATTTATTTTTAAAATATTCTTTCCTAATATCTTTAACTGGTTGAAAAACTTTTTCTTCAACTTCAATATTTTTTAAAAATTCATCTTCAAAAATACTTTCATAAATCTGCCGAAAACTCCTCTGATTGGGAGTAGAGTATTCTTGACATATCTGGTGAGCAGATTTAAATATTAAAGTTTCTATAATCTTATCAATTGCTTGACTTGGTATTAACGAGGTAACAGAAAAAAATCTAATCTTAGATAGAGTTTTTTGTTGATTTTGATTTTGTCCTTTATCTTTGTAATCTCTATAAGATTGTTGAAGTTGTGATAACTTTTTATAATCAGAAAAATACTCGTTTAAGGTAGTGTAAGTTTCAAGTCCTACTATGCCATCTTCCTTAATTTTAGTAAGTAATTGAAATTGCTTCACAAGGTCTTTAGCAATTGGATCATAAGTTTCGTTTCTCATCCAACCTGCTATCCAATTTACAACTTGTGCTGGCTGAGTGAAATCCACTAAATTATTTTGTCTGTCTTTAACTTCTTTAGAAGGTGATAAATAGTCTCCTATTAATAAAACACCAAGGTATTTCTTTAATTCAACTACCTGCTTTAAAAGTATACTTTCATATGGAATTTTATTTAAAGTATGCTTGGCATTGTTCTGATCCTGTTTCCACTCATCTCTTAAAAGTCTATGAACTCTAATTTTAGCAAATAAAATACCACCAAATATTTGGTTTGTAATTGCGTCGATTTTGAGTTTTATATGATTTTTATCTTCTTTCTCATTTCTCTGAATTTCAATTAATAAACTTAATAAACCTTTAATAATATTTTCAAAATTTCCGGTCCTTTCTTCTATTTTGAGTCTTAATTCATCTTTGAGAGAATTTTCTTTATTTGAATTGTAGTCACGCAGGTCTGGATAATCTGGAACCCAACCAAGTCCTTTCTTTGTGATATCAGTGTTTGATTTTTGTTGTTTTGCTTTATCTGCCATGATGATCTTCCTTTATGAAAGAGTGTATAAAAAATTGGTAGTACGAATCAACGATTGGATACTTCGCTAACTCTTCAAATATTTTTTCTATATCTGAATGGGTGCAAGTAATATAATTTATGCACTTGTGAAATATCAACGGAAAAATGCTTACAAATTGCTTATTCCAGGTAAAGCTAAATCACCAAGCATGAAATTTTCTCCGTGTCCCCGCATCAATATTTATTTTTATTTATTTTTGGCGATCGCACTTCTTATCAGTAATAAAATTAACAAATAATTCACCTTTGAATTTCATGACAAAAATTATTAACCTCTTTTGGAGAATCCTGATTATTCTTAAGGTAGTCACTCAACCAATAGCATCCACGTTTGATAAACTTGTCCAGACTGAAATTCTCTACATTCCATAAAAGTGCTGTTGTGTCTGTACTTCCAGTAATAAGCCATTTGCTATCAAGACTGAAGCTAACTGAATTTACGGCATCATGATGCCCAATGAGAGTAGTAATTAATACACCCCTAGATGTCCAAAATTTTATTGTACCGTCATCACTGGCAGTCGCCAGAATTCGACCATCAGGACTAAAATTTAAATCCACAACACCAGCAGTATGACCTTTTAAAGGCTGATTTAAAAGCTGACCATTTTGATTCCACAACTTGACGCTACCATCTTCACTACAAGTAGCAAGAATTTGATTATCTGGGCTGAAACGAATGTTGTAAATTGGGGAATTATGTGCTTGCCAGGTACGCAATGGTGTTGCGTTAGGACTCCAAAGTTTGACTGTTCCATCCCAACTTGCAGAGGCAATTATTTTGCCATCAGAACTATAACTAACTCCATAAATCGGTGCATTATGTTGTAAATTATGTAAGACTCTGCCTTGTTGATTCCAAATCTTTACAGTTTTGTCACGACTAGCAGAGGCTATACTCATGCCACTAGGACTAAAACTAAGATTGGTTACAAAACCTGTATGGTCTGTAAATGGTGGTTTAATTGGCTGTCCCTGCAAATTCCAAAGTCTGATTGTTGTGTCGTTACTACCACTGGCAATGATTTTGCCATTTGGGCTGAAACTAACACTAGCCACAGGCATAGAATGTCCTATAAGACTTTTGAGTTCTTGCCCTTGCAAATTCCATAGTTTTACTGTTCTGTCACCACTTGCAGTTGCGATCTTTGTGCCATCATTATTGATGTCAACGCTGTAAATAGGGTCTTTATGCCCAGAAAAAGTAGTCAGCCAGTTATTAACTCGCCAAAGTTTAACCGTTTTGTCATTACCAGCAGATGCAAGAATCTGTCCATTCGGACTGAAACTAATGCTGTTAACTCGACCTTTATGTCCCTCTAAAGTTTGTAAAACTGAACCATCTCGACTACGCCATAACTTCACTGTTTCATCCCAGCTAGCAGTAGCAATAGTCTGACCATTAGCGCTGAACTTAACATCTCTGACTTCAAGTGCATGTCCTTGCAGAAGCAGTTTTTTTTTCGTGATTAAATTCCAAATAATAACTGTGGTATCGTTACTAGCAGAGGCAAGTTTTTGACCATCGGGACTAAAGCTGACACTAAAAACAGGAGCTCTATGTCCTTTAAAAGTATCAATCAAATTACCTTGAAGGTTCCAGAGTTTCACACTCTTGTCATCACTAGCTGTAGCAATCTTCTGACCATCAGGACTAAAACTGATACCATAAATTTCCCGATCATGAGCTTTCCATGCTTTTAATAAAGCACCATTCGCTCTCCACAATTTCACTGTTTTATCTTCACCAGCAGTGGCCATAGTCTGACCATCGGGGCTAAAACTTACACTCCAGACAACTCCTTTGTGTCCTTTGAGAGTTGTTATCAGCCTACCATCCCCATGCCAAAGTTTTGCGGTTCCATCCCGGCTAGCAGTAGCAATGATTTTACTATCGGGGCTAAAACTTACATCTACAACAGGCTCAATATGCCGTAGTGTTACGAGTTCCTTGCCATCGGAACTCCAAAGTTTAGCTGTATTATCAAAACTGGCAGTTGCAATAATTTTACCATCAGGACTAAACCTGACTTTTTGAACGTAACCTTTGTGTTTCTCTAAGCGGTTACTTTCTCGAATCCAATAAACTGCACTGAAAACTTCCATGACTTGAGGTAGAAGCTTAGGATCATTTCTCAACCAAACAGAGTCCTGTAAAAGTTTTCCTGCTCTCATCGCATCCACTAGCGGCTCAAATGAACTGCGATTGAGGCTAAAGTTTGCTTTTGAAGATGATAATAAAGCTTGAATTTGACCTTTATCTGCTGCTTTCCACTTTTGGACAGCGATCACAGCCATAGTCGTAATGGTAATTAAAGATGTGATCGCCACTAAAGTGATTTGCTTTTGAAATTGAGCTTGTTGTTTAGCCTGCTTTGCTGCGGCTTCTGCCCGTGTGGCTGCGGCTTCGGCGCGTGATGCTGCTGCTTGTGCTGCCAAAATTTTCTCAACTTCGCGCTTTTCTACTTCCTGGCTAGCAGCTAAAAACTGATAATCTAAATCACTTAAACTTTTACCTGTTGCCCATTTCAAAGCATTTTGCAAGTTTTGTCCCCGCAACAAGCATGATTCATCTTGACGTCCAGAAGCTACCCAGCCATTAAGTAAGTCTGCGTAAGGACGTAGTTTTGCTAATTCCTTTTCACACCATTGTTGATTAAAAACTTGCTCATATATGCGGTTATATATTAGCAGTTTGCGATCGCGCTCTACTACCAACCCCGTCAGCCGTAGTTCGGTATGCTCCGGACTGTCATCAACTACAATCTCTCCCTGCTGTAAAATTTGCTGACATAAGCCCAACAATCTACCAGTACGCCTTTCCCCACTTCGCAGAATCCTGTCTCTAATAGTCTTCAAATGCTCTGGTTCATCTTGTGCTTCCCAATTTTCAATGATCCGCTTTCGCACCAAATGCTCAATCCACTCTCCTATTTGGGATTCTTCTTCTCTGCGTCCCCGCGTCTTCGCGTCTCTGTGTCTTTTTATTTCCTCTAGCAGTAATTTACAAACCTTCTGAGTTAAAAACGGCTGTCCTCCTGTCCAGTACAACACAGATGACATCACCGTTTGCGGTTCGCCTAACACTGTGAGTCCCATTGCCAGGGGTTCAGTTTCTGCAAGTTGGAAACCTGTTAAACTAATTGCTCGACCAATATTAAAGGGTGTTCGTCGCCGATCTTGAATCAAGTCTGAAGGTGTAGACACTCCTAAAATTGCAAACGTCAAACGCTGATAAACTTCTTGATCGGCTCGACGATTATAGCAGTCGCGGATAACTGCAAAAAAATCATCCACATTAAATGCCAAACTCAAAATACTGTCAATTTCATCGATAAAAATAACTATATTTGTAGTAATTGCTTTTAGTAATATAGTATCGATAAACTTGCTTAACTTCTGGACTGGTGAGATTAAATTATTTTCTGTCCACCAGGTTTCCAAATCAAAGTTGGTATAAAGATTAAAACTATTAATTAAAGTATCAATGACCCCTGCATACCACTGTTCTGGAGTAATATCTGCGGTTCCGATCGCAGTAATATCTACAACAGCACAAATAAATCCCTCTTGTTGCAGACGCCGCATCACCTGTACTCGCAAGCTGGATTTTCCCATTTGGCGAGAGTTGAGGACATAACAGAACTCTCCAGCCTTCAAACCCTCATACAGGTCGTAATCTGCTTGACGTTTGACATAGGTAGGAGCATCCTGGGGAAGGCTACCCCCGACTTGGTAATTGTAAAAACTAGGTGGGAAGCTCTTGTCCATCAGCCACCTATCAAAAATAAGTTGAATTAGCCAATCATACCTCTATAATTAGTGAGATTTATTAGTTGCGTAATGTAAGTTGGTATTGGCGCCATCATGCGATTCTAATTTCAAATATGATGCGATCGCCACATAGAAGGATGGATAACATACATCTTGCACCTCGCCCCATCCGTGAAAGTTTAAGATAAAGCACCTTTTGTCAATCAGCTAAAATACTCAAAGCTCTTTTAATGAACATGATAATCGTAGTAAGGGGTGGGGGGAAGGAGGCGAGCGTCGCTCGCCTCCCCCAATATTTAATTATCATTATCAAATGAGCTTTGAAAAGTTGAAATATTCAAGAAAAATATATTGTTACGACAGAATAATTTTGTAAGTACTGGGCAACATTGTTATGTAAATTCAATGATTAAACGAGGTGATGAAAAGTTTGGTCTACCGCCATGCCCAAGCGACAAAAACAAAACTCTGACCACGCACACAAATATAATACTCCTACTATAGATAATGAGGCTATTTCTCAGCAATTAGAAGCGTTATTAACTCCAATAATTTTTGCTCAACAAAGATATTACAAACAGTTAGAATGCCGAGATAGAATTCTGAATTTATCGTTCATGGTAGCAGCAGTATTAAGGTTTATACATTTTTTTCTTACCACCTTACTCGCCCCAAATTAACCGTATTGAAGATGAGTGGTTACACCTCAAACGTAACGAGATTTCTGCACAAATTTTTGATGATGAGTATGAACTTGCGCTTGCTGTGATTTATGGTACTGAAAATCGGGCTAATAAAGGTAATTACTCTGTCCAGCGTTTTATATTTAATCATGTCTAGCTACTTAATCGTCTCATTTGTGCAATGAACCAATTTAAACCCTTTTTTGCTTCTGGATGATTTTACTTATTTACTACTTGCTTATCTCGGAGAGTGACAGAAGAGGGTTAAGTTATCAAGACGTTCAGGGAAGCTCTAGCAACTTCAGTGGTACTCAAATTACTAGTAATAGCTTAGTACGTCCAATTGGTATTACTGCCATACCAGTGCCAGATAGGGAAAATTTCAATTCTAAATTCCGTCGAAGTTGCTCTCATCAAAAAGGAGGCAAGGATGATCACATTTTTTTGAATGGCGGTTGAGCAACTCACAGTGCAGAAGCAGTAGCACTTAACAAAATACAAAGCAAACGTCTGTGACTCTCTGCATGATTCTCTAGCTAATTACAGAAAGTGATAATTAGTAATTATTATTCATTAACTGTTTTAAATCTTTTTATTATCTGCTTAACTGTCTTAAATATCCTCTTAACTGTCTTAAATATCCTCTTAACTGTCTTAAATATTTTCTTAACTGTTCTCTTAACTGTCTTAACTTTTCTCTTATTGCTATTGTATTTTATTGATGAAACTGAGATTATTTTTTTACTAAAGTTATAAACAGTTTGAGATTAAAAAAATCAGTTAATTTCATCAAAAATGCATTAATGCATTTTAGCTAATCAAAAGAACAGAGTTGGCTCTAGCCAATCCGAATAATATTAGCAAAGCTATTGAATATAACACATAGCCTTTTAACAAAAAAAGGAATAAGACTAGTGAAAATTTTACAACAATTAATTAAAGAAATTTTAAAAATTC
Above is a genomic segment from Fischerella sp. JS2 containing:
- a CDS encoding AAA-like domain-containing protein — encoded protein: MDKSFPPSFYNYQVGGSLPQDAPTYVKRQADYDLYEGLKAGEFCYVLNSRQMGKSSLRVQVMRRLQQEGFICAVVDITAIGTADITPEQWYAGVIDTLINSFNLYTNFDLETWWTENNLISPVQKLSKFIDTILLKAITTNIVIFIDEIDSILSLAFNVDDFFAVIRDCYNRRADQEVYQRLTFAILGVSTPSDLIQDRRRTPFNIGRAISLTGFQLAETEPLAMGLTVLGEPQTVMSSVLYWTGGQPFLTQKVCKLLLEEIKRHRDAKTRGRREEESQIGEWIEHLVRKRIIENWEAQDEPEHLKTIRDRILRSGERRTGRLLGLCQQILQQGEIVVDDSPEHTELRLTGLVVERDRKLLIYNRIYEQVFNQQWCEKELAKLRPYADLLNGWVASGRQDESCLLRGQNLQNALKWATGKSLSDLDYQFLAASQEVEKREVEKILAAQAAASRAEAAATRAEAAAKQAKQQAQFQKQITLVAITSLITITTMAVIAVQKWKAADKGQIQALLSSSKANFSLNRSSFEPLVDAMRAGKLLQDSVWLRNDPKLLPQVMEVFSAVYWIRESNRLEKHKGYVQKVRFSPDGKIIATASFDNTAKLWSSDGKELVTLRHIEPVVDVSFSPDSKIIATASRDGTAKLWHGDGRLITTLKGHKGVVWSVSFSPDGQTMATAGEDKTVKLWRANGALLKAWKAHDREIYGISFSPDGQKIATASDDKSVKLWNLQGNLIDTFKGHRAPVFSVSFSPDGQKLASASNDTTVIIWNLITKKKLLLQGHALEVRDVKFSANGQTIATASWDETVKLWRSRDGSVLQTLEGHKGRVNSISFSPNGQILASAGNDKTVKLWRVNNWLTTFSGHKDPIYSVDINNDGTKIATASGDRTVKLWNLQGQELKSLIGHSMPVASVSFSPNGKIIASGSNDTTIRLWNLQGQPIKPPFTDHTGFVTNLSFSPSGMSIASASRDKTVKIWNQQGRVLHNLQHNAPIYGVSYSSDGKIIASASWDGTVKLWSPNATPLRTWQAHNSPIYNIRFSPDNQILATCSEDGSVKLWNQNGQLLNQPLKGHTAGVVDLNFSPDGRILATASDDGTIKFWTSRGVLITTLIGHHDAVNSVSFSLDSKWLITGSTDTTALLWNVENFSLDKFIKRGCYWLSDYLKNNQDSPKEVNNFCHEIQR